One segment of Nostoc flagelliforme CCNUN1 DNA contains the following:
- a CDS encoding hydantoinase B/oxoprolinase family protein encodes MYTTTQPDPVRLEIFKNLYQFIAEQMGIVLQNTAASVNIKERLDFSCAIFDSSGLLVANAPHIPVHLGSMSESVRSLINEKRDILKPGNVYLSNNPYNGGTHLPDVTAITPVFLESRENTPFPTPLFFVASRGHQADIGGITPGSMPPHSTTVEEEGIIFDNFLLVEEGNFQEPAVRQHLSTHTYPARNLDQNIADFKAQIAANERGVQELRKMVSQYKLDTVQAYMKFVQANAEESVRKAINLLKDGSFVYEMDNGARIQVKVTIYPETRSATIDFTGTSEQLNSNFNAPKAVTQAAVLYVFRTLVDDNIPLNAGCLNPLEIIIPVGCMLNPTYPAAVVAGNVETSQTIVDALYGALGIMAASQGTMNNFTFGNEQYQYYETICGGSGAGIYFDGTDGVHSHMTNSRLTDPEVLETRYPVLLESFSFRPDSGGKGQYSGGNGVVRRIRFLEPMTANILSGHRVVPPFGLSGGEAGIVGRNWIQRQNGIEENLDSTATIEMKPGDVFVIETPGGGGFGKVS; translated from the coding sequence ATGTACACAACAACGCAACCAGATCCCGTCCGCTTAGAAATCTTCAAAAATCTCTATCAATTTATCGCCGAACAAATGGGAATTGTTCTCCAAAATACGGCAGCATCTGTAAATATCAAAGAAAGGCTAGATTTCTCCTGCGCTATTTTTGACTCTTCTGGGTTATTAGTAGCTAATGCCCCCCACATTCCTGTACATTTAGGCTCAATGAGTGAAAGTGTCCGCAGTTTAATTAACGAAAAACGGGACATCCTAAAACCGGGAAATGTTTATCTATCTAATAATCCTTATAATGGGGGAACACATCTTCCTGACGTAACTGCAATTACCCCTGTTTTTCTAGAGAGTCGTGAAAATACTCCATTCCCCACTCCCCTCTTTTTTGTTGCTTCTCGTGGACACCAAGCAGATATCGGTGGAATTACTCCCGGTTCAATGCCTCCCCACAGTACGACAGTAGAAGAGGAAGGAATTATTTTTGATAATTTTCTCTTAGTTGAAGAAGGTAATTTTCAAGAACCCGCAGTAAGACAGCACCTCTCAACTCATACTTATCCTGCTCGTAACCTTGACCAAAATATCGCTGATTTTAAAGCACAAATTGCCGCAAATGAACGGGGAGTACAAGAACTTCGTAAAATGGTTTCACAATACAAGCTCGATACTGTTCAAGCTTACATGAAGTTTGTACAAGCTAATGCTGAGGAGTCGGTGAGAAAGGCGATCAATCTTCTCAAGGATGGCTCATTTGTTTATGAAATGGATAATGGGGCACGAATTCAAGTTAAAGTGACAATTTACCCAGAAACTCGTAGTGCTACCATTGATTTTACTGGAACTTCTGAGCAACTAAATAGTAATTTTAATGCTCCTAAAGCTGTAACTCAAGCCGCAGTTTTATATGTCTTTCGGACTTTAGTTGATGATAATATTCCACTTAATGCCGGGTGTCTTAACCCTCTAGAAATTATTATTCCGGTTGGCTGTATGCTGAATCCAACTTATCCCGCAGCAGTAGTAGCGGGTAATGTAGAAACTTCTCAAACTATTGTCGATGCTTTATATGGCGCTTTGGGTATCATGGCTGCTTCTCAAGGAACGATGAATAATTTTACTTTTGGTAATGAGCAATATCAATATTATGAAACTATCTGCGGCGGCTCTGGGGCAGGAATTTATTTTGATGGAACCGATGGTGTTCATTCTCACATGACTAACTCCCGTTTGACCGATCCAGAAGTTTTAGAAACCCGTTATCCTGTACTTTTAGAAAGCTTTAGTTTTCGTCCCGATAGCGGTGGTAAAGGGCAATATTCCGGTGGTAATGGAGTTGTGCGCCGCATCCGTTTTCTAGAACCCATGACAGCTAATATTCTCTCTGGACATCGGGTTGTGCCTCCCTTTGGATTAAGTGGTGGGGAAGCGGGGATTGTCGGACGCAACTGGATACAACGTCAGAATGGAATTGAAGAGAATTTAGACAGCACAGCAACAATAGAGATGAAACCTGGGGATGTTTTTGTGATAGAAACTCCTGGCGGAGGCGGATTTGGTAAAGTCTCCTAG
- a CDS encoding putative hydro-lyase translates to MLNFSSLPSEIRQLCRDGKLETPTSGLALGFVQANLVVLPYSLAFEFLLFCQRNSKACPILDVTEVGDYEPKIIAPGADIRTDLPRYRIFQHGELIEETSNIKSFWKRDLVAFLIGCSFSFENAMLNSRLPVRHVEEQKNVPMYKTNIECIPTRMFSSPLVVSMRPLPANNVVRAVEVTSRYYKAHGSPVHIGNPEVIGIKNLEKPDYGDAVTVNDGEIPVFWACGVTTQTAIMQAKPELAITYSPGYMFISDLKDEYLTL, encoded by the coding sequence ATGTTAAACTTTTCTTCTCTTCCTTCCGAAATACGCCAGCTTTGTCGAGACGGAAAACTAGAGACGCCTACTTCTGGGCTTGCACTAGGTTTTGTTCAAGCGAACTTAGTTGTATTGCCATACTCTTTAGCATTTGAATTTTTACTCTTTTGTCAACGAAATTCAAAGGCTTGTCCAATACTTGATGTCACAGAAGTCGGAGATTATGAACCTAAAATAATCGCTCCAGGTGCCGATATTAGAACAGACTTACCTCGCTACAGAATTTTTCAACACGGTGAATTAATTGAAGAAACAAGCAATATAAAATCATTTTGGAAAAGAGATTTAGTAGCCTTTTTAATTGGTTGTTCCTTTTCCTTTGAAAATGCCATGCTCAACTCTAGACTACCAGTTAGGCACGTAGAAGAGCAAAAAAACGTCCCAATGTATAAAACAAATATTGAATGTATACCGACTCGAATGTTTTCCAGTCCATTAGTAGTTTCGATGCGCCCACTTCCAGCTAATAACGTTGTTCGTGCTGTAGAAGTAACGAGTCGATATTATAAAGCACATGGTTCTCCTGTGCATATTGGTAATCCAGAAGTGATAGGAATTAAAAATTTAGAAAAACCTGATTATGGTGATGCTGTCACGGTTAATGATGGAGAGATACCCGTTTTCTGGGCTTGCGGAGTCACTACTCAAACTGCAATTATGCAAGCAAAACCTGAACTAGCAATTACTTATTCTCCTGGATATATGTTTATTAGTGACTTGAAGGATGAGTATCTTACTTTATAA
- a CDS encoding hydantoinase/oxoprolinase family protein, with protein MLKVFADRGGTFTDIVAVTNNQAIIDRLSRYPERFLIVTLPNQQWIIVYKLLSENPEQYQDAAIQGIRDIMGISSNEPIPTEAIEVVKMGTTVATNALLERKGDRVVLLITKGFKDALRIGYQNRPNIFARHIVLPTMLYEQVIEINERYDAHGNELIPINIEQAKNDLQVVYNTGIRSCAIVFMHSDRYPKHEQEIAKIAQKIGFTQISVSHQVSPLMKLVSRGDTTVVDAYLTPILRRYVNQVASQLPGVKLMFMKSDGGLVAAEQFQGKDSILSGPAGGIVGAVQSSKRAGFDLVITFDMGGTSTDVAHFKGEYERQLDSEIAGARMRVPVLAINTIAAGGGSILFFDGSSYRVGPKSAGSNPGPACYRRGGPLAVTDANVMLGKIHPQYFPSVFGIDGNLPLDKDTVIQQFTQLAQDIQGATLNHSTPEQVAAGFIAIAVENMANAIKKISLQRGYDVSQYVLCCFGGAGGQVACLIADTLGMKKIFLHPYAGVLSAYGMGLADVRAIREGGVEQPLTQALIPKLHQLMEYLETQAISEINEVNAQTEIVQKVNLKYEGTNSTLTVKFADDVVFMRQEFEDEHKSRYGFIQLDKTLIIESVSVEVIQKMETPEEPLITRTRSIVEATEAVEIVRMFTGDKWYDTPVYRREDLQREDSINGPAIVVERISTIVVEANWQARLTERNHLILQRLV; from the coding sequence ATGTTAAAGGTTTTTGCCGATCGCGGTGGTACATTCACAGATATTGTTGCTGTTACTAATAATCAGGCAATTATAGACAGACTCTCAAGATATCCTGAACGTTTTTTAATTGTGACTCTGCCTAATCAGCAATGGATTATAGTCTACAAACTGCTTTCAGAAAATCCCGAACAATATCAAGATGCAGCCATCCAGGGAATTCGAGATATCATGGGTATTTCTAGCAACGAACCCATTCCTACTGAAGCGATAGAAGTAGTAAAAATGGGGACAACAGTAGCAACAAATGCACTCTTAGAAAGGAAAGGCGATCGCGTCGTTCTTCTCATCACTAAGGGGTTTAAAGATGCGCTGCGAATTGGCTACCAAAACCGTCCTAACATCTTTGCCCGTCATATCGTTTTGCCAACCATGCTCTATGAGCAGGTAATTGAGATTAATGAACGTTATGATGCTCATGGAAATGAATTAATACCGATAAATATTGAACAAGCAAAAAATGACTTACAAGTAGTTTACAACACAGGAATTCGGAGTTGTGCAATTGTTTTTATGCACAGCGATCGCTATCCCAAACACGAACAAGAAATCGCCAAAATCGCACAAAAAATCGGCTTTACACAAATATCTGTATCTCATCAAGTTAGTCCGTTAATGAAATTAGTCAGCCGAGGAGATACAACAGTAGTCGATGCTTATTTAACTCCGATTCTACGTCGCTATGTCAACCAAGTAGCGAGTCAGTTACCTGGAGTCAAATTAATGTTTATGAAATCTGATGGCGGTTTAGTCGCAGCCGAACAATTTCAAGGCAAAGATAGTATTTTAAGTGGCCCGGCTGGGGGTATTGTTGGTGCAGTTCAAAGTAGTAAAAGAGCAGGTTTTGACTTAGTTATTACCTTTGATATGGGAGGGACAAGTACAGATGTTGCTCACTTTAAAGGAGAGTATGAACGACAATTAGATTCAGAAATTGCTGGGGCGCGGATGCGAGTTCCCGTATTAGCAATTAATACCATTGCGGCTGGAGGAGGTTCAATTCTCTTTTTTGATGGTTCTAGTTATCGTGTCGGCCCTAAATCTGCTGGTTCAAATCCTGGCCCTGCTTGTTACCGACGCGGGGGGCCATTAGCGGTTACTGATGCCAATGTGATGTTAGGCAAAATCCATCCACAATATTTTCCTTCGGTTTTTGGAATTGATGGGAATTTACCTTTAGATAAAGATACTGTAATTCAGCAATTTACACAATTAGCACAAGATATTCAAGGCGCTACATTAAATCATTCTACTCCCGAACAAGTAGCGGCTGGATTTATTGCGATCGCAGTGGAAAATATGGCGAACGCAATTAAAAAAATCAGTCTGCAACGGGGTTACGATGTCAGCCAATATGTGCTTTGTTGTTTTGGCGGCGCAGGGGGACAAGTTGCTTGTTTAATTGCCGATACCTTGGGAATGAAAAAAATATTTCTCCACCCTTATGCTGGTGTTCTCTCTGCTTATGGAATGGGATTAGCTGATGTCCGGGCAATTAGAGAAGGAGGAGTAGAGCAGCCTTTAACCCAAGCATTAATTCCTAAATTACACCAGTTAATGGAATATTTAGAAACTCAAGCTATAAGTGAAATAAATGAAGTTAATGCTCAAACAGAAATAGTTCAGAAAGTCAACTTAAAATATGAAGGAACTAACTCTACTTTAACCGTTAAATTTGCCGATGATGTGGTATTCATGCGGCAAGAATTTGAGGATGAACATAAATCCCGCTATGGTTTTATTCAATTAGATAAAACTTTAATTATTGAATCCGTTTCAGTAGAAGTAATTCAGAAAATGGAGACTCCCGAAGAACCTTTAATTACTCGTACACGCTCTATAGTTGAAGCCACCGAAGCCGTTGAGATAGTAAGGATGTTTACTGGTGATAAATGGTATGATACGCCTGTTTATCGACGAGAAGATTTACAACGAGAAGATAGTATTAATGGGCCTGCGATCGTTGTTGAAAGAATTAGCACAATTGTAGTAGAAGCTAACTGGCAAGCAAGATTAACCGAACGTAATCATTTAATTTTACAACGTCTTGTATAG
- a CDS encoding ATP-binding protein gives MSHPAHATLGQSSYPRLTRSLSAIESWGFGLTAHISWTALVPAIHAALGSQAIFVWIPAVIFGMLLNYQVKRLGMHFMNVAGGTPNYATKLLQNYPGLACYAAIGYLLNWVSYLAVNTIVLRDLIKVNLEGLGIACPEIFLDIGFTLLPFIVAFSGTRALSILHLFFVIPAFGLLIIFCVEGLGWLAFSSDSPGFFPSNWSSLSFVDWAKWFFFVSYATYSCETASSFVADSRQPTQTLRFLDFAAWIMPPIFLGGSWVMMRLATDPMLKDNAFMNLVAASQPFWGKSAAISVSFLLVAASLLGSATVVSNCPRILYQLALDKHISPVFCVVSRRGVFVPALTLTLVLCLIYLIWGDVARIVAVGNVGWFVSFMLLHLGLWLRRDRPEVLFPRISLAILLLEVVVLVVGGLAWGWLNLLIGLLFPIGVMGIDAVIRRVNFPPFHPNWWMRRYRTRPVVIIKDSVVLQVSILIFLLCSAVGVGWLFGVKLNKVATAGGENLFVVLLMTVAFVGVAIACWTSLPQVVAIAEAREAAEHLFTVAQDGILVVDDRGIIQQANPATESFFGVNPSELRGNHLSKWLPALVYYPDQWTKRSEQTLLHNGKNKILEISISDRPHQDFQEYVVILHDITQRKQAEQILRYSEAQLRQEAKHLASQLVQSEKMSSLGQLVAGVAHEINNPVNFIYGNIAHANRYIQDLLSLLRLYQENYPNPVTEIQEETEAIDLNFVMEDLPKLLTSMTVGAERITEIVLSLRNFSRLDEAEMKAVNIHEGIDSTLLILEYRLKPKSNNLPIEVIKEYGDLPLVECYAGQLNQVFMNLLANAIDALEEGVGNGEWGVGEKALPTPQICIHTKLTSENQVVIRITDNGTGIPENVQKHLFEPFFTTKPVGKGTGLGLSISYQIITQKHRGELQCISAPGQGTEFVIVIPLNQQTI, from the coding sequence ATGTCCCATCCTGCTCATGCCACTTTGGGCCAATCTTCTTACCCTCGCTTGACTAGAAGCCTGAGTGCTATTGAAAGTTGGGGCTTCGGTTTGACAGCTCATATTTCCTGGACAGCATTGGTTCCAGCAATTCATGCTGCTCTCGGTTCCCAAGCTATTTTTGTCTGGATACCTGCGGTAATTTTCGGAATGCTGCTCAATTATCAGGTAAAACGCTTGGGTATGCATTTTATGAATGTGGCTGGAGGAACACCTAACTATGCTACCAAGCTGCTGCAAAACTACCCAGGACTAGCTTGCTATGCCGCAATTGGATACCTCCTCAACTGGGTTTCCTACTTAGCAGTTAATACCATCGTACTCAGAGATTTAATTAAGGTGAATTTGGAGGGGCTGGGTATTGCCTGCCCAGAAATATTTCTGGATATTGGCTTTACACTGTTGCCGTTTATCGTGGCGTTTAGTGGGACTCGCGCCCTGAGTATTTTACATTTGTTTTTTGTGATTCCAGCCTTTGGACTGCTAATTATCTTTTGTGTAGAGGGTCTTGGGTGGTTAGCATTCTCTAGTGATAGTCCTGGGTTTTTTCCTAGCAATTGGTCATCTTTGAGCTTTGTAGATTGGGCAAAGTGGTTCTTTTTCGTCTCTTATGCAACCTACAGCTGTGAAACGGCTTCTTCTTTTGTCGCTGATAGCCGCCAACCCACCCAGACGTTGCGCTTTCTAGATTTTGCGGCTTGGATAATGCCACCTATCTTTTTAGGGGGATCTTGGGTAATGATGCGGTTAGCAACAGATCCAATGCTCAAAGACAATGCTTTTATGAATCTTGTGGCGGCTTCCCAGCCCTTTTGGGGAAAATCAGCCGCTATAAGTGTTTCCTTTTTGCTGGTGGCTGCAAGTCTTTTAGGTTCGGCAACGGTCGTTTCTAATTGTCCTCGGATTTTGTATCAGTTGGCGTTAGACAAACACATTTCACCAGTATTTTGCGTTGTATCACGCCGGGGTGTGTTTGTCCCAGCGCTAACTTTGACATTGGTGCTATGCCTAATCTATCTGATTTGGGGAGATGTCGCGCGAATCGTAGCCGTTGGCAATGTTGGCTGGTTTGTCTCCTTTATGTTATTGCATTTGGGGCTTTGGCTGCGGCGCGATCGCCCGGAAGTTTTGTTCCCTCGCATATCTCTGGCTATTCTACTGTTAGAAGTTGTAGTGCTAGTGGTGGGCGGACTTGCCTGGGGTTGGCTCAACTTGCTAATTGGGCTATTATTTCCCATTGGTGTTATGGGAATAGATGCAGTAATTCGCCGTGTGAACTTCCCTCCATTTCATCCCAATTGGTGGATGAGGCGATATCGCACACGCCCTGTGGTAATTATCAAAGACTCAGTAGTTCTCCAGGTGAGCATCCTGATATTTTTACTGTGCAGCGCAGTGGGAGTTGGCTGGTTATTTGGTGTCAAACTTAACAAAGTTGCAACTGCGGGGGGTGAAAATCTATTTGTGGTGCTACTGATGACGGTGGCATTTGTGGGAGTAGCGATCGCTTGTTGGACAAGTTTACCGCAAGTAGTGGCGATCGCAGAAGCGAGAGAAGCTGCCGAACACCTGTTTACTGTTGCCCAGGATGGTATTTTAGTCGTGGATGATCGAGGCATTATCCAGCAAGCTAATCCAGCCACTGAATCTTTCTTTGGTGTCAACCCATCTGAGTTGCGGGGAAATCACCTCAGCAAATGGCTACCTGCATTAGTCTACTATCCAGACCAGTGGACAAAGCGCAGCGAACAAACCTTACTCCACAATGGAAAAAACAAAATTTTAGAAATTTCCATTTCAGACCGACCCCATCAGGATTTTCAGGAGTATGTTGTGATTCTCCACGACATTACCCAACGCAAACAAGCAGAGCAGATATTGCGATACTCAGAAGCACAATTGCGTCAAGAGGCAAAGCATCTAGCATCTCAACTGGTGCAGAGTGAAAAAATGTCCAGTTTGGGGCAGTTGGTAGCAGGTGTAGCGCACGAAATCAACAATCCAGTTAACTTTATCTATGGCAATATTGCCCATGCCAATCGATATATCCAAGATTTACTTAGTTTGTTGCGATTATACCAAGAAAACTATCCTAATCCAGTAACGGAAATTCAAGAAGAAACAGAAGCCATCGACTTAAATTTCGTGATGGAAGACTTGCCCAAATTGCTAACTTCTATGACAGTTGGTGCTGAAAGAATCACAGAAATCGTCTTATCTCTACGAAACTTTTCCCGCTTAGATGAAGCAGAGATGAAAGCTGTAAATATCCATGAGGGTATAGATAGTACGTTGCTGATTCTGGAATATCGTCTCAAGCCTAAATCTAACAATCTACCAATTGAAGTTATTAAAGAGTACGGCGACCTGCCATTAGTAGAATGTTATGCTGGACAACTGAATCAGGTATTTATGAATCTTCTGGCAAATGCGATCGATGCTTTAGAAGAGGGAGTGGGGAATGGTGAGTGGGGAGTAGGGGAAAAAGCGCTCCCTACTCCCCAGATATGCATTCATACTAAACTCACTAGCGAAAATCAGGTAGTTATTCGCATTACTGATAATGGTACAGGCATTCCAGAAAACGTACAAAAGCACTTATTTGAACCATTCTTTACTACTAAACCAGTTGGTAAAGGTACTGGGTTAGGTTTATCTATTAGTTACCAGATTATCACTCAAAAACATCGGGGAGAATTACAATGTATTTCTGCTCCTGGACAAGGTACAGAGTTTGTAATTGTAATTCCGCTAAACCAGCAAACTATCTAA
- the tmk gene encoding dTMP kinase — MSGKLIVFEGVEGCGKTSQMQLCSEWLESLGISVVVTREPGGTELGLHLRRLLLEKAEDKPVAQVTELLLYAADRSQHVEQELKPQLQAGKYILCDRYTDSTIAYQGYGRGLNMSLINQLNHIATAGLESDLTIWLDVDVEVGLARKRGDGIGLDRIEQETIAFHRRVQQGYAELAASYPSRIVRVDGSLSKEAVQQVIQGILRVHLKGLL, encoded by the coding sequence ATGAGTGGCAAATTAATTGTATTTGAAGGGGTAGAAGGCTGTGGTAAAACCAGCCAAATGCAGCTTTGTTCTGAGTGGTTGGAAAGTCTGGGTATTTCGGTGGTTGTTACTCGTGAACCCGGTGGAACAGAGTTAGGCTTACATCTTCGCCGCTTGCTACTAGAGAAGGCAGAAGATAAACCAGTTGCACAAGTGACAGAACTTTTGTTGTATGCTGCTGACCGATCACAACACGTTGAACAAGAACTTAAACCGCAACTGCAAGCAGGGAAATATATTTTATGCGATCGCTACACTGACTCTACCATTGCCTACCAAGGATATGGTCGCGGTCTTAATATGAGTTTAATCAATCAGCTTAATCATATTGCCACTGCTGGTTTAGAGAGTGACTTAACTATTTGGCTAGATGTCGATGTTGAAGTAGGACTAGCCCGCAAACGGGGAGATGGAATAGGGTTAGACCGCATTGAACAAGAAACAATCGCTTTTCATCGGCGCGTTCAGCAAGGATACGCAGAGTTAGCAGCATCCTATCCCTCAAGAATTGTGCGGGTAGATGGCAGCTTGAGTAAAGAAGCTGTACAACAAGTCATTCAAGGAATTTTGCGCGTACACCTGAAGGGTTTGCTATAG
- a CDS encoding DUF3386 domain-containing protein: protein MTVTQLSAQELFRAAYENRYTWDKNFPGYTANITFKHDDKVFTGKVIISANLKAEVLDVDDEPAQKAIHGQAWEIAIHRIRRSFEDTHSANTFSYGKTDETGAVELLMGGKAEGDKYKVRNNEVCHVHRLIHGTYVTIDTFSSHNTGEGYLSHRYDSVYHDPKTGEQKGGRSEFIDEYEKVGKYFILNRREIRTETAGQVSIQEFIFSDIKLLEPVAA from the coding sequence ATGACAGTTACACAACTCTCTGCTCAGGAACTTTTCCGGGCTGCTTATGAGAACCGCTACACTTGGGACAAAAATTTCCCTGGTTATACCGCAAATATTACCTTTAAGCATGATGATAAAGTGTTTACAGGCAAAGTTATCATCAGTGCCAATCTCAAAGCCGAAGTTTTAGATGTAGATGACGAGCCAGCCCAGAAGGCAATTCATGGTCAAGCATGGGAGATAGCAATTCACCGCATCCGCCGCAGCTTTGAAGACACCCACAGCGCCAATACGTTTAGCTATGGTAAAACTGACGAAACTGGTGCAGTTGAGCTTTTAATGGGTGGTAAGGCTGAGGGCGATAAATACAAAGTCCGCAATAATGAAGTATGCCATGTTCACCGTCTAATCCACGGTACTTACGTTACAATTGACACCTTCAGCAGTCACAACACTGGGGAAGGCTACCTATCCCACCGCTATGACTCTGTGTACCATGACCCCAAGACTGGGGAACAAAAGGGCGGTAGAAGCGAATTTATCGATGAATATGAAAAAGTTGGTAAGTATTTCATCCTAAATCGTCGGGAGATTCGCACCGAAACAGCAGGACAAGTTTCTATTCAAGAATTTATCTTTTCTGATATTAAATTGTTGGAACCTGTTGCTGCTTAA
- a CDS encoding LuxR C-terminal-related transcriptional regulator, giving the protein MVNSLHAVFHAIANVQNEQELRLALTDKISEHFGVQNWGIYFLDEQPTAQMDVQGIPAVCLESNPVGRYVVERHAPAHEQLLLSPKDWKHFCSRSDHEHVMTGPIVYDGRLVGTLNLARDKGNPAFNGNDLADLSALCIHLSAKMATLRTKPKISHSLLVSPLTARELEIADLVAQGLTNAEIGEKLWITQNSVKQALKRMFRKLKVSARAEMVAKLQDIQVS; this is encoded by the coding sequence ATGGTTAATTCTCTTCACGCTGTATTTCATGCGATCGCTAATGTCCAGAATGAGCAAGAATTAAGACTAGCTCTCACGGATAAAATTAGTGAGCATTTTGGCGTGCAAAATTGGGGCATTTATTTCCTAGATGAGCAACCAACGGCTCAAATGGATGTTCAGGGCATTCCGGCAGTATGCTTAGAAAGCAATCCAGTCGGGCGCTACGTGGTTGAGCGTCATGCTCCCGCCCATGAACAGTTATTATTATCACCAAAAGACTGGAAGCATTTTTGCTCGCGTTCTGATCACGAACATGTGATGACTGGGCCAATTGTTTACGATGGTCGTCTTGTAGGAACGCTTAACTTGGCTCGTGACAAGGGAAATCCTGCTTTTAATGGCAATGATTTAGCTGATTTGAGTGCCTTATGCATTCATTTATCAGCAAAAATGGCAACTCTACGGACAAAACCAAAAATATCCCATTCTCTTTTAGTAAGTCCTCTAACAGCGCGTGAGTTAGAAATTGCCGACTTAGTGGCGCAGGGGTTAACAAACGCGGAAATTGGGGAAAAACTTTGGATTACGCAAAATTCCGTCAAACAAGCTTTGAAAAGGATGTTTCGTAAGTTGAAGGTTTCGGCGCGTGCAGAAATGGTGGCAAAGCTACAAGATATACAAGTTTCATAA
- a CDS encoding Coq4 family protein, protein MFKKLQQLQVIIAYKNSENLGDIAILKSDLFGAKVSPTVASKLQSVAGYYPVIDLKQLSQYPKGSFGREYANHMQANQLKPLSISPELEDIAKRNLFALRYLVTHDIFHVLLDFDTTYAGEIGVLAFATAQNYSKSLQIGLWLAKLLYPILAPRQIKGIFANLAKGRELGKKADFLLGYRFEEHWEEPIEDVRKRLRLA, encoded by the coding sequence ATGTTCAAAAAGCTACAACAACTCCAAGTGATAATCGCTTACAAAAACTCAGAAAACTTGGGTGATATTGCCATTCTTAAATCTGATTTATTCGGTGCTAAAGTTTCTCCAACAGTCGCCTCCAAACTGCAATCAGTAGCGGGATATTATCCCGTAATTGATTTGAAGCAATTAAGCCAATACCCTAAAGGCTCCTTTGGGCGAGAATATGCTAATCACATGCAAGCAAATCAACTAAAACCATTAAGCATCAGCCCTGAACTAGAAGACATTGCCAAACGTAATTTATTTGCTCTGCGATATTTAGTCACCCACGATATTTTTCATGTATTGCTTGATTTTGACACCACTTACGCTGGAGAAATTGGTGTACTTGCTTTTGCCACTGCACAAAACTACAGCAAATCACTCCAAATCGGTTTGTGGTTGGCTAAATTGCTCTATCCCATCTTGGCTCCCCGACAAATCAAAGGAATTTTTGCCAACCTAGCAAAAGGGCGAGAACTAGGCAAGAAAGCTGATTTTCTGTTGGGCTACCGCTTTGAAGAGCATTGGGAAGAACCAATTGAGGATGTGAGAAAACGGTTGAGATTAGCATAA